Proteins co-encoded in one Bremerella sp. TYQ1 genomic window:
- a CDS encoding GntR family transcriptional regulator, whose amino-acid sequence MENIPRRQQAYQYIQQRILSGDLPAGTQISELALAKEIGMSRMPIREAIRQLEVEGLVRQVPRFGTIVHSLDRSEMAELYEVREALESHAAEAVAEHLSDEDKQILAMLCKKIMETARELRASQERSFSPKQLQSFLAADMGFHMVILRASGNRRMMKIVSDLRVLSRIFTAKREPHDLKIIVSVYRYHRRILRALNKANGQLARYWMREHIRESRRLALESFDRRQAMGEARSALPLALPQDLLEEINRIEAGEA is encoded by the coding sequence ATGGAAAACATCCCTCGGCGTCAGCAAGCCTACCAATACATCCAGCAGCGTATCCTCTCTGGCGATTTGCCGGCCGGAACTCAGATCTCGGAGCTTGCGCTGGCCAAAGAAATTGGCATGAGCCGTATGCCGATCCGAGAAGCGATTCGGCAGCTGGAAGTGGAAGGCCTCGTGCGTCAAGTTCCTCGTTTCGGAACGATCGTGCACTCGCTCGATCGATCGGAAATGGCCGAGCTGTACGAGGTTCGCGAAGCTTTGGAAAGCCACGCCGCCGAGGCAGTCGCCGAGCATCTGAGCGACGAAGACAAGCAGATCCTCGCGATGCTTTGTAAGAAGATTATGGAGACCGCTCGGGAGCTTCGCGCGAGCCAGGAACGCTCGTTCAGCCCGAAGCAGTTGCAAAGCTTTCTGGCCGCCGACATGGGCTTTCATATGGTCATCTTGCGAGCCAGCGGTAACCGCCGGATGATGAAGATCGTGTCGGATCTTCGCGTGCTGTCGCGGATCTTTACGGCCAAACGAGAACCGCACGACCTGAAGATTATCGTGAGCGTTTATCGTTACCATCGCCGGATTCTCCGAGCGTTGAATAAAGCCAACGGACAACTGGCACGCTACTGGATGCGCGAGCACATCCGCGAAAGTCGTCGATTGGCACTCGAGTCGTTCGACCGTCGTCAGGCAATGGGAGAAGCTCGCAGCGCGTTGCCGCTGGCATTGCCGCAAGATCTGTTGGAAGAGATCAACCGGATCGAGGCAGGCGAAGCTTAG
- a CDS encoding sodium:solute symporter, with protein sequence MHQFAAADVAVLVIYLVGVVGLGVWFFRRSRNPEGYMAASRSMPGWVVGLSIFGTYVSSISFLALPGKAYSSDWNALAFSLSLPLAAWIATTWFVPYYRQGDAVSAYQHLEKRFGVWARTYAATCYLLTQIARMGSVMYLLALPLHQLLGWNVPALIIVTGGLTTLYTLLGGIEGVIWTDALQSIVLAVGAVACAIMLPLGMPDGPAQMMEVANSHGKFSLGSFHLSLAEPTFWVVLVYGMFINLQNFGIDQSYVQRYIAAKSDSEARKSVWLGALIYVPISIVFLWIGTALFAYYTVQPDLIPESLQAQIAEGKGDGVFPYFIVAGLPTGVSGLLVAAIFAAAMSTLSTSLNGAATLTLTDFYRRFIDPEASEKRSMVVLYVSTIAWGLIGTTTAIAMIQVKSILDAWWQLAGIFSGGMLGLFLLGMLSRKAGNPAAILGVLLGVVTILWMTLSRTNFWPESLSVAASPFDGYLTIVFGTLTILLVGWAVASLFGSPPREDDTDAT encoded by the coding sequence GTGCACCAATTTGCCGCAGCCGACGTCGCCGTGCTCGTGATTTATTTGGTGGGAGTCGTGGGGCTTGGGGTTTGGTTCTTTCGTCGCAGTCGAAACCCGGAAGGGTACATGGCTGCCAGTCGTTCCATGCCTGGTTGGGTCGTTGGACTGTCGATCTTTGGGACCTACGTCAGTAGTATCAGCTTTCTGGCGCTGCCAGGCAAAGCTTATTCGAGCGACTGGAACGCGTTGGCTTTCAGCTTATCGTTGCCGCTGGCCGCATGGATTGCGACGACCTGGTTCGTGCCATATTACCGCCAAGGCGATGCAGTCTCCGCTTATCAGCACTTAGAAAAGCGTTTCGGCGTTTGGGCTCGAACCTACGCTGCGACATGTTATCTACTAACGCAAATCGCGCGGATGGGCTCGGTCATGTATTTGCTCGCGCTGCCGCTGCATCAGTTGCTCGGCTGGAACGTGCCGGCGCTGATTATCGTCACCGGCGGCTTGACGACTCTATACACGCTGCTGGGTGGCATCGAAGGAGTGATCTGGACCGACGCGCTGCAAAGTATCGTGCTTGCCGTCGGTGCCGTCGCATGTGCGATCATGCTTCCGCTGGGCATGCCGGATGGTCCTGCTCAGATGATGGAAGTGGCCAACAGTCACGGCAAATTCAGCCTCGGCTCGTTCCATCTCAGCCTGGCCGAGCCGACGTTTTGGGTCGTCCTGGTCTATGGCATGTTTATCAATCTGCAAAACTTCGGCATCGATCAAAGCTACGTTCAGCGTTACATTGCCGCCAAATCGGATAGCGAGGCCCGTAAATCGGTCTGGCTGGGTGCGCTGATTTACGTTCCAATCTCGATTGTGTTTCTCTGGATCGGAACGGCGTTGTTCGCATACTACACGGTTCAACCGGACCTGATCCCCGAATCTCTTCAGGCTCAAATTGCCGAAGGCAAAGGGGATGGTGTCTTTCCGTACTTTATTGTCGCTGGCCTTCCGACCGGTGTGTCGGGCTTGTTGGTCGCTGCCATTTTTGCCGCGGCGATGAGTACCCTTTCGACCAGCTTGAACGGTGCCGCCACGCTGACGTTGACCGATTTCTATCGCCGCTTTATCGATCCTGAAGCGTCCGAGAAACGCTCGATGGTGGTGCTGTATGTCAGTACCATTGCCTGGGGTTTGATCGGGACGACGACCGCCATCGCGATGATTCAAGTGAAGAGCATTCTCGACGCGTGGTGGCAATTGGCCGGGATCTTCAGCGGCGGCATGCTGGGGCTATTTCTGCTCGGCATGCTCTCTCGCAAAGCAGGCAACCCGGCCGCGATTTTGGGTGTGCTGCTAGGAGTCGTCACCATTTTGTGGATGACGCTTTCTCGTACCAACTTCTGGCCAGAAAGTCTTTCGGTGGCGGCGAGCCCCTTCGATGGCTATCTGACCATTGTGTTCGGAACGCTTACCATCTTGCTGGTCGGCTGGGCGGTGGCCAGCCTCTTTGGTTCGCCTCCACGTGAAGACGACACCGACGCAACGTAA
- a CDS encoding dihydrodipicolinate synthase family protein, with the protein MVNSTTQTYHGIIPPLVTPLLGRDELDREGLSRLVEHVIDGGVHGLFILGSTGEAPSLSYRLRREMIDAVCQQTDGRVPVLVGITDTAFVESVALAQHAADAGAAAVVLTTPYYFPAGQTELLSYIRNINAELPLPLMLYNMPQLTKVWFEQETLKQLTELENIVGLKDSSGDLNYFERAAKLKAIRTDWSVMIGPEAKLPEAMQLGGDGSVAGGANVTPRLFVDCYEAQRSGDATKLAELHQRIQDFQQVYEIGKYASKYIKATKCCLSLMGICSDFMAEPFHNFREPQRLQVAQILNELDIPVTQS; encoded by the coding sequence TTGGTGAATTCGACGACGCAAACGTATCATGGCATCATTCCGCCGCTGGTGACTCCTTTACTGGGTCGTGACGAGCTTGACCGGGAAGGCCTTTCGCGGCTGGTCGAACATGTGATCGACGGGGGCGTGCATGGGCTTTTTATTCTCGGCAGTACCGGGGAAGCTCCGAGCTTAAGTTATCGGCTGCGACGCGAAATGATCGACGCGGTCTGCCAACAAACCGATGGCCGCGTGCCTGTGTTGGTCGGCATCACCGATACGGCGTTTGTCGAGTCGGTGGCATTGGCCCAACATGCGGCGGATGCCGGAGCCGCGGCCGTGGTGCTGACAACGCCATATTACTTTCCGGCAGGGCAAACGGAACTGCTCAGTTACATTCGCAACATCAACGCCGAACTTCCGCTACCGTTGATGCTGTACAACATGCCGCAGTTGACGAAGGTCTGGTTCGAGCAAGAGACCCTCAAGCAGCTGACCGAGCTGGAAAACATCGTGGGCTTGAAAGATAGCAGCGGCGACTTGAACTACTTCGAGCGAGCTGCCAAGCTGAAAGCGATTCGAACGGACTGGTCGGTGATGATCGGCCCTGAAGCGAAACTGCCGGAGGCGATGCAGCTGGGTGGCGATGGTTCGGTGGCTGGCGGAGCGAACGTCACGCCACGGCTTTTTGTCGACTGCTACGAAGCCCAACGAAGTGGCGACGCGACCAAGCTGGCCGAACTGCATCAACGCATCCAAGACTTTCAGCAAGTGTACGAGATTGGTAAGTACGCCTCGAAGTACATCAAAGCGACCAAGTGCTGCTTGTCCCTGATGGGTATTTGCAGCGACTTCATGGCCGAACCATTTCATAACTTCCGCGAGCCCCAACGTCTTCAAGTCGCCCAGATCTTGAACGAACTCGACATCCCCGTAACGCAAAGCTAA
- a CDS encoding L-fucose/L-arabinose isomerase family protein, whose amino-acid sequence MSSSNPPVQLIASGDSRLSANQKCWPAQKALEDALQGAVEKLGYQLQRAHEVTDEGHGFIDSQKRGMEVFRSIDPDAPLIVAEAVWQYSHHVLAGLLSHRGPILTVANWSGQWPGLVGMLNLNGSLTKAGTNYSTLWSEDFTDEFFLNHLKTWLETGHCEHSTEHVSPLNLSQIPEKAATLGKQLAQQLRQQKAIMGVFDEGCMGMFNAIIPDHLLHPLGLFKERLSQSALFAEMREVSDADAQKAFDWFVAEGMQFHFGTNDAEDLTEAQVLEQCRMYIAAIRLADHFGCETIGIQYQQGLKDMTPASDLVEGTLNSTHRPPVFDRDGQRELFAGQSIPHFNEVDECAGLDAVLIQRIHKQLNQPVETTLHDLRWGCPDASGTTDDYVWVFEISGSAPAEHLGGWKQCHGYRQPPMYFPKGGSTLSGISKPGEIVWSRIYVADDALHMDLGRGESIALPTEETQRRLDATTSVWPIMHGVTYGVTRDQMMAKHQANHVQVVYANDAAAADEAMWTRAAMASELGIRVNLCGTAKDGTPWKQGA is encoded by the coding sequence ATGTCTTCATCCAACCCCCCTGTGCAGTTGATCGCCAGTGGCGACTCTCGTCTTTCCGCGAACCAAAAATGTTGGCCGGCTCAGAAGGCGTTGGAAGATGCCTTGCAAGGGGCGGTCGAGAAGCTGGGTTACCAGCTGCAGCGTGCCCATGAAGTGACCGACGAGGGGCATGGTTTTATCGATAGCCAAAAGCGCGGCATGGAAGTCTTTCGTTCGATCGACCCCGACGCGCCACTGATTGTCGCGGAAGCGGTCTGGCAATATTCGCATCATGTGTTGGCAGGACTGCTGAGCCATCGCGGTCCAATTCTGACGGTCGCCAACTGGTCTGGCCAATGGCCTGGCCTGGTCGGCATGCTCAATCTTAATGGCTCGTTGACCAAAGCCGGGACGAACTATTCGACGCTTTGGAGCGAAGACTTCACCGACGAGTTCTTTCTAAACCATCTGAAAACGTGGCTCGAAACAGGCCACTGCGAACATTCGACCGAGCATGTCTCGCCACTCAATCTGTCGCAAATTCCGGAGAAAGCTGCCACGCTCGGCAAGCAATTGGCCCAGCAACTGCGCCAGCAAAAGGCGATCATGGGAGTCTTCGACGAAGGCTGCATGGGCATGTTCAACGCCATCATTCCCGATCACCTGTTGCATCCGCTCGGACTATTTAAGGAACGACTCAGCCAATCGGCCCTGTTTGCCGAGATGCGCGAAGTGAGCGACGCCGACGCACAGAAGGCATTCGATTGGTTCGTTGCCGAGGGAATGCAGTTTCACTTTGGCACGAACGACGCGGAAGATCTGACCGAAGCACAAGTGCTGGAGCAGTGCCGCATGTATATTGCCGCGATTCGTTTGGCCGATCACTTCGGCTGCGAGACGATCGGCATTCAGTACCAGCAAGGGCTGAAAGACATGACCCCGGCCAGTGACTTGGTCGAAGGAACGCTCAACAGCACGCATCGCCCGCCGGTGTTCGATCGGGATGGTCAGCGAGAACTGTTTGCCGGACAAAGCATCCCTCATTTCAACGAAGTGGACGAATGTGCGGGGCTCGATGCGGTTCTCATTCAACGTATTCACAAACAGCTAAATCAGCCGGTTGAAACGACGCTGCATGATCTTCGCTGGGGCTGCCCCGACGCGTCAGGCACCACCGACGATTACGTCTGGGTGTTCGAGATCTCAGGCTCGGCACCTGCGGAACATCTCGGGGGCTGGAAACAGTGCCACGGGTATCGCCAGCCGCCCATGTACTTCCCCAAAGGTGGTTCCACGCTGTCAGGCATTTCCAAACCTGGCGAGATTGTTTGGTCGCGTATCTACGTCGCCGACGACGCGCTGCACATGGATCTCGGTCGCGGTGAATCGATTGCTTTGCCGACGGAAGAAACGCAGCGTCGGCTCGACGCGACGACATCGGTCTGGCCGATCATGCATGGAGTGACCTACGGCGTGACGCGCGATCAGATGATGGCCAAACATCAAGCGAACCATGTGCAAGTGGTGTACGCGAACGACGCGGCCGCCGCTGATGAAGCCATGTGGACGCGCGCCGCGATGGCCAGCGAACTGGGCATTCGCGTGAACCTGTGTGGGACCGCGAAGGATGGCACCCCTTGGAAGCAAGGAGCGTAA
- a CDS encoding FGGY-family carbohydrate kinase, translating into MAASHFIGVDVGTGSARAGVFTTDGQMLASAVQVITMFRPKADFVEQSSHDIWRAVCHCVKTAIAEANIDAASVKGIGFDATCSLVATDADGNPVTVSPDGNDDQNVIVWMDHRAKEQAARINEGEYYDVLKYVGYKISPEMETPKLLWLKENLPQTWQRAEKFFDLPDFLTYRATGDETRSLCSTVCKWTYLAHEQHAGGTGRWDTSYFQEIGLEDLAEENFRRIGQTVQPMGAPIGSGVNATAAAELGVPVGTAVGVSIIDAHAGGIGMIGAALEGVSPSSSDLERRLALIGGTSSCHMAVSAEARFIQGIWGPYYSAMIPGMWLTEGGQSATGALIDFVIQNHGASAELQQQAESSGKSVYEVLNDRLDTLAEGKSVPASLTHELHVCPYFHGNRSPWADPSLRGMVSGYALSATLDDLALLYLATIQAIAYGTRHIISEMNIAGYRIDTIFACGGGTKNRVFLREHADITGCRVVLPKEPESVLLGSAMLGAVASGEKQDLLDAMATMSAAETILSPTRGATETYHQAKYDVFHRLHDDQLAYRKQMQNAPQ; encoded by the coding sequence ATGGCGGCGAGTCACTTTATTGGCGTCGATGTCGGTACCGGAAGTGCACGAGCCGGCGTGTTCACCACCGACGGACAGATGCTCGCTTCGGCGGTTCAAGTCATCACCATGTTCCGCCCCAAAGCGGACTTTGTCGAGCAATCTTCCCACGACATTTGGCGAGCCGTTTGTCACTGCGTGAAGACTGCCATCGCCGAGGCCAACATCGACGCCGCTTCGGTGAAGGGGATCGGCTTCGATGCGACATGCTCGTTGGTTGCTACCGACGCCGACGGAAATCCGGTCACTGTCAGCCCTGACGGAAACGACGATCAAAACGTGATTGTCTGGATGGATCACCGCGCCAAAGAGCAAGCCGCCCGGATCAACGAAGGGGAGTATTACGATGTGCTGAAGTACGTCGGCTATAAGATCTCGCCCGAGATGGAAACCCCGAAACTGTTGTGGCTGAAAGAAAACCTCCCGCAAACGTGGCAACGTGCCGAGAAGTTTTTCGACCTGCCTGACTTTTTGACCTATCGCGCGACGGGGGACGAGACGCGTTCGCTTTGCAGCACCGTCTGCAAATGGACCTACCTCGCCCACGAACAGCATGCCGGCGGAACTGGCCGCTGGGATACCTCTTACTTCCAAGAGATTGGCCTGGAAGATCTAGCGGAAGAGAACTTTCGTCGAATCGGTCAAACCGTGCAGCCGATGGGCGCCCCGATCGGCAGCGGCGTGAATGCCACCGCCGCCGCGGAACTGGGCGTGCCGGTAGGAACGGCCGTCGGTGTGTCGATCATTGACGCCCATGCTGGTGGGATCGGAATGATTGGTGCGGCTTTGGAAGGCGTTTCACCAAGTTCGAGCGACTTGGAACGACGCCTGGCCCTGATTGGCGGGACATCAAGCTGCCACATGGCGGTCTCGGCCGAAGCACGATTCATTCAAGGGATTTGGGGCCCGTATTACTCGGCCATGATTCCCGGAATGTGGCTGACCGAAGGGGGCCAATCGGCGACTGGAGCGTTGATCGACTTTGTCATTCAGAATCATGGCGCGTCGGCCGAACTTCAGCAGCAAGCCGAGTCGTCTGGGAAAAGCGTCTACGAAGTGCTGAACGATCGACTTGATACGCTGGCCGAAGGAAAGAGCGTACCGGCTTCGCTGACCCACGAACTGCATGTGTGCCCTTACTTCCACGGCAACCGATCTCCCTGGGCCGATCCTTCTCTGCGCGGCATGGTCAGCGGATATGCGCTTTCGGCAACGCTGGATGACTTGGCGCTGTTGTACCTGGCCACCATTCAGGCAATCGCCTACGGTACGCGGCACATCATTTCTGAGATGAACATCGCCGGCTATCGGATCGATACCATTTTTGCATGCGGCGGTGGGACGAAGAATCGTGTTTTCCTGCGCGAGCACGCCGACATCACCGGTTGCCGCGTTGTGCTGCCGAAAGAGCCGGAATCGGTCCTGTTAGGTAGCGCGATGCTAGGAGCGGTCGCATCAGGCGAGAAGCAAGACCTGCTCGATGCGATGGCAACGATGAGCGCCGCCGAGACAATCCTTTCGCCCACCCGAGGCGCCACCGAGACGTACCATCAAGCGAAGTACGACGTGTTTCACCGGTTGCACGATGATCAGTTGGCCTATCGAAAGCAGATGCAAAACGCGCCGCAATAA
- a CDS encoding FAD-dependent oxidoreductase encodes MRCRAIRSICLTVVLANLLSVSASAQEAPMVEVDLLVVGGTESGCAAAVQAARMGVKNIVLVNDIEWLGGQFSAEALGAIDENRGHGYDGTVPIPRSGIFREVIDAIESKNAELYGGIRRPGNTRVITTSRPIVSEQVFRELLAPYEATGQIKRFSNYQVDSVIANDHRVEGVRFTATDSQPRLTVHAKLTIDASDWGDVIQKSGAGWEVGVDSQDEYGEPSAPAKAEPPTDVNPITWCMILEQQDAESLIPMPSGYDERYFTGRWGWIDEKFAYTTRRLVDGEGYAEIDHPDILLINTPPIDYPLDVFPADVAAALERTEKGASQKPLAAMTHQQRQIVYADAQNHSLKFLYYLQQKYPKFRRMALSDEFGTPNRLPPKPYIREGIRLDAMHVIPEQEVLGFEGRPNYAAAMYPDAVFSWQFELDFHPTRRSWRTEAKEQGPWEADFRGNRRFGRDGTGRALFPLRALIPKQTDGLIGAQKNLGYTSIVSSSCRLHDQAIHAGQASGAAAAVALRHQKDPRELVFDRTALAEIWQGLIAGNEGAPLTVWPFADVDPYDPGFAAIQQLAVRRLLELSPSDTKFDADKPETEAWRTTIIRQAESQGYDITAFEALPLQPTRRDAAVLIWSKLSQQPTPDWPRSSKQDADNDQIPDLQDPLPFTTGRVSWKPNPARDGIPDATLLAADNVMAFNFTAANANEVSPWVNDSGERFQSEKGFGWQANLTKNIRVREASATPLRNTFVFTRAEDVWELRVPQGKYRVTVCLGDAGHEQIGQNLAVEGHLLANDVDTATGSFRELSADVRVQDGRLTVTIGRPDTKTNTCINWLIVQPLP; translated from the coding sequence ATGCGTTGTCGCGCGATTCGATCGATCTGCCTGACGGTAGTTCTCGCCAACCTCTTAAGCGTCTCGGCTTCTGCCCAAGAAGCACCAATGGTCGAAGTCGATCTGCTGGTGGTCGGTGGAACCGAATCAGGCTGTGCCGCGGCTGTACAAGCGGCGCGGATGGGGGTAAAGAACATCGTTCTTGTGAACGACATCGAGTGGCTCGGCGGGCAATTCAGTGCCGAAGCGCTCGGAGCGATCGACGAGAACCGCGGGCACGGATACGACGGCACCGTGCCGATTCCACGCAGTGGCATCTTTCGCGAAGTGATCGACGCGATCGAGTCGAAGAATGCCGAACTGTATGGGGGTATTCGCCGCCCAGGCAATACGCGAGTAATCACCACGAGTCGTCCGATCGTTTCTGAACAAGTCTTCCGCGAACTGCTGGCCCCGTATGAAGCGACCGGGCAAATCAAAAGGTTCTCGAACTACCAGGTCGATTCCGTGATCGCAAACGACCATCGTGTGGAAGGGGTTCGTTTCACGGCCACCGATTCGCAGCCGCGCCTCACCGTGCATGCGAAGCTAACCATCGACGCGAGTGACTGGGGAGACGTCATTCAAAAGTCGGGGGCTGGCTGGGAAGTGGGTGTCGACTCGCAGGACGAGTATGGCGAGCCGAGTGCCCCAGCCAAAGCGGAGCCGCCGACCGACGTGAACCCTATCACGTGGTGCATGATTCTCGAGCAGCAAGATGCCGAATCGCTAATCCCCATGCCCAGCGGTTATGACGAACGCTACTTCACCGGTCGCTGGGGCTGGATCGACGAGAAGTTCGCTTACACCACGCGGCGGTTGGTCGATGGGGAAGGGTACGCCGAGATCGATCATCCCGATATCTTGCTGATCAACACACCGCCGATCGACTACCCGTTGGACGTTTTTCCGGCTGACGTTGCCGCGGCCCTCGAGCGAACGGAAAAGGGGGCTTCGCAAAAACCGCTGGCCGCGATGACTCACCAGCAGCGACAGATTGTTTACGCCGATGCCCAGAACCACTCGCTGAAGTTTCTTTATTACCTTCAACAGAAGTACCCGAAGTTTCGCCGCATGGCGCTGAGCGACGAGTTTGGCACACCCAACCGGCTGCCCCCCAAACCGTATATTCGCGAAGGCATCCGACTCGACGCGATGCATGTTATTCCTGAACAAGAAGTGCTGGGTTTTGAGGGACGCCCTAACTATGCGGCCGCCATGTATCCCGATGCGGTCTTCTCGTGGCAGTTCGAGCTCGACTTCCACCCAACTCGGCGTTCATGGCGAACCGAAGCGAAAGAGCAGGGGCCGTGGGAAGCAGATTTCCGTGGCAATCGTCGCTTCGGTCGCGATGGCACCGGCCGGGCCCTCTTTCCCTTAAGGGCCCTGATACCGAAGCAAACCGATGGACTGATCGGTGCCCAGAAGAACCTGGGTTACACCAGTATTGTCAGTTCGTCTTGCCGATTGCACGATCAGGCGATCCATGCCGGTCAGGCCAGTGGTGCCGCGGCGGCGGTCGCTCTGCGGCATCAGAAGGACCCGCGCGAATTGGTCTTCGATCGCACGGCGCTCGCCGAAATCTGGCAAGGGCTTATCGCCGGAAACGAAGGAGCGCCGCTCACGGTCTGGCCGTTCGCTGACGTCGATCCATACGACCCAGGCTTCGCGGCGATCCAGCAACTGGCCGTACGTAGGCTGCTGGAGTTGAGCCCAAGCGATACGAAGTTCGACGCGGATAAGCCGGAAACTGAAGCCTGGCGTACGACCATCATTCGCCAAGCAGAATCGCAAGGCTACGATATTACGGCGTTCGAAGCGTTACCGCTCCAACCGACGCGGCGCGATGCGGCCGTTTTGATCTGGAGCAAGCTTTCTCAACAGCCCACACCAGATTGGCCACGCTCGTCAAAGCAGGATGCCGACAACGACCAAATTCCTGACTTGCAGGATCCACTGCCGTTTACTACCGGCCGTGTATCTTGGAAGCCGAATCCTGCACGAGACGGGATACCAGATGCCACGCTGCTCGCGGCCGACAACGTAATGGCGTTCAATTTCACTGCGGCCAACGCCAATGAGGTATCACCCTGGGTCAATGATTCGGGAGAACGCTTTCAGTCGGAAAAAGGGTTCGGCTGGCAGGCCAATCTCACGAAGAACATTCGCGTGCGGGAAGCAAGCGCTACGCCGCTGCGAAATACGTTTGTCTTTACCCGGGCCGAGGATGTCTGGGAGCTTCGCGTGCCGCAGGGGAAGTACCGCGTGACAGTGTGCCTGGGGGATGCCGGACACGAACAGATCGGCCAGAACCTGGCGGTGGAAGGGCACCTGCTGGCGAACGATGTCGATACTGCGACCGGTAGCTTTCGAGAGCTCTCCGCTGACGTTCGCGTACAGGATGGTCGATTGACGGTTACAATCGGCCGCCCCGATACGAAAACGAATACGTGCATCAACTGGCTGATCGTTCAGCCACTGCCGTAG
- a CDS encoding DUF1501 domain-containing protein: protein MMKPQFSTPQKDHAIALTRRQLLGRAGIGLGSIALSSLLGGNSPAESLPAAGSDSFMLPHFPPKVKRVIYLFQNGAPSHVDLFDYKPKLHQMHGTQIPDEVVGGKRFSTMTGGQTARPCLSPITKFAQRGNTGTWIAEDFLPKTAEIVDKLSFVKSMHTTQVNHAPAITFFLTGAEMAGRPSMGAWLTYGLGSETQDLPAYVVMTSRDKEASCGQIFYDFYWGSGFLPSKYQGVKFRGAGDPVLYLSNPNGISREIRRGLLDDLSQLNAMAAEKSGDPEVATRVAQYEMAYKMQASVPELTDFTQEPQHILDMYGPDVQRKGSYAYNCLMARRLAERGVRFIQLMHAGWDQHRNLNTQLKIQCQDTDAPSAALVKDLEQRGLLEDTLVIWGGEFGRTPFLQGSIEATKTWGRDHHPYAFTLWMAGGGVKPGVSHGESDEFGHNAVVDPVHVHDLQATILHLLGIDHEKFTYRFQGRDFRLTDVHGELIHPILA, encoded by the coding sequence ATGATGAAGCCGCAATTCTCGACACCGCAGAAAGACCACGCCATCGCTCTGACGCGCCGCCAATTGCTTGGCCGTGCTGGGATTGGTTTGGGCTCGATTGCGCTAAGTTCGCTCCTCGGTGGCAACTCGCCTGCTGAAAGTTTGCCGGCCGCTGGTAGCGACTCGTTCATGCTTCCGCACTTTCCACCGAAGGTGAAACGGGTCATCTATTTGTTCCAGAACGGTGCCCCTTCGCACGTCGATTTGTTCGACTACAAGCCGAAGCTGCATCAAATGCACGGCACCCAGATTCCCGACGAAGTGGTCGGCGGCAAACGCTTCAGCACCATGACCGGCGGACAAACGGCACGCCCTTGCTTGTCACCGATCACGAAGTTTGCCCAGCGGGGTAACACAGGCACTTGGATTGCCGAGGACTTCCTGCCGAAGACCGCTGAGATTGTCGACAAGCTCAGCTTCGTTAAGTCGATGCATACCACGCAGGTCAATCACGCCCCTGCGATTACGTTCTTTCTGACCGGAGCGGAAATGGCCGGTCGTCCGAGCATGGGAGCGTGGCTGACCTATGGGCTGGGATCGGAAACGCAAGATCTGCCGGCCTACGTGGTGATGACCAGTCGCGACAAAGAAGCCTCGTGCGGACAGATCTTCTACGACTTTTACTGGGGCAGCGGTTTTCTGCCGAGCAAGTATCAAGGCGTTAAGTTCCGCGGTGCCGGCGACCCAGTTCTTTATCTTTCCAACCCCAACGGCATCAGTCGCGAGATCCGCCGAGGCTTGCTCGACGACCTCTCGCAGCTTAACGCGATGGCCGCAGAAAAGAGTGGCGATCCAGAAGTGGCTACGCGGGTCGCTCAGTACGAAATGGCCTACAAGATGCAGGCCTCGGTGCCGGAGCTGACCGACTTCACCCAAGAGCCGCAGCATATCCTTGATATGTATGGCCCCGACGTGCAGCGAAAAGGTTCCTATGCTTATAACTGCCTGATGGCACGTCGCCTGGCCGAACGAGGCGTGCGGTTCATTCAGCTGATGCATGCCGGATGGGACCAGCATCGCAACTTGAATACGCAGCTCAAAATTCAATGCCAGGACACCGACGCTCCCAGCGCCGCACTTGTGAAAGACTTGGAGCAACGCGGACTGCTGGAAGACACGCTGGTGATCTGGGGCGGCGAGTTTGGCCGAACGCCTTTCCTGCAAGGATCGATCGAAGCAACTAAAACGTGGGGGCGCGATCATCACCCCTACGCGTTCACGCTGTGGATGGCTGGCGGTGGGGTGAAGCCTGGTGTCTCGCATGGCGAGTCGGACGAATTCGGCCACAACGCGGTCGTCGATCCGGTTCACGTGCATGACCTGCAGGCCACGATTTTGCACCTGCTAGGTATCGATCACGAAAAGTTTACTTATCGGTTCCAGGGCCGCGACTTCCGTTTGACCGACGTGCATGGGGAATTGATTCACCCCATCTTGGCGTAG